In the genome of Primulina tabacum isolate GXHZ01 chromosome 13, ASM2559414v2, whole genome shotgun sequence, the window ATTAGTAATTTAACTTGTATAATCACTCCAGGGCTCTCGAATCTTGTTAAATATTAAGATCAGAATCTGTGCATTTGCTCTGTAGAAATTCTATCTGTTCTATTTTTTGAACTCTCATTGTGATTGATCACAAAGTCTTGGGTTTGCTGGAACTACAATTTTTCCCGTTCATGTTGTACGATATTAAATCGATGTGGATTCAATAGTCCAGGTCAGCCCTTTTTGCAAAGTTTGGTATCTACGGACTGTAAGCTAAGCTTTACTTTTCCAGTGCTGATTACGAGAATGCCTGCTGTTTTTGTTCCCTAATAAGTTCTGACGGGATTGTGTGTTTCAGATGAGCTCAATTGATGCAGCAATAGACAGAAGGATATCAGAGAGCAGACTCGCAGGTCGCATGGCTTTTTAATGATAATGCATGAGTAGTGCAGCAGCTGGGAATGCATCTTTTCGAGTCCTACTTTTAACATTGGTTGGAGAACTTGCTGTTACCGTTCTTTTAGTTGATTTATTGTATTATTTCGGGATCAGGTCTCAGGATAACAGCTATTTTATACCGTTGAcaacatttaatatatattttcttgagttcTTAGGATCTGAAAATGATACTCTCTTTTCATGTTTTGCAATAAAAGCCAGTCTGATTGTATCAGTGTTGAAGCTTCCCGCAAGTGCGCTACTCATTTTTTTACCAAATCTCCCAGTTTGTTCTTTTCTCGTTTGGTGACATTATGCCGTTGTCTCTGGCCACACTTCACTCTTTGCGTTATTCTGCTTACCCTAGCTATGTTGTATGACATTGTTGTCGACTGATTTAAAACCAAGTATTTGGTATGCTTGAATGACTAGCGAGTTTTTTGAATCAGAGcaggtgattttttttttaacaatctGAAACCAAAATCAGCGCACCCTTTATAAATTGAACAATATGTAAACAACAAATCTTTATCCGAATAAGTAGAGCTGGTGATAATGGATTCTTGACTCTATGTCGTTCGTGAGTTGGGCGGAACAGAAAACTTTCAACTGGTCTCtctaatattttgatatttttgttttaCATATTAAGATTACAGAGAGATCGATTACAAAGGTGAAAAGTATGAATTTGAAAGTTCATGTAATTATGTACTGATTCTAATTCAGTTGAATCTATATATTCGATTACGATTCCATCTATTTTACGTTTTTTTTCACGAAATGGCCATCATGCCCCAACTACGTAGCCTCCCTTCACTCAAAACCCTTTTCCAATATCAAAAACCCTTTCGTCCTAACaacaacacacacacatttcttcttggcaactttgacacggattTGCTGATTCATGCGTCTATTTTCTTCAAGTTATGATAGTCGTTCGGGCGCCATTGAGAACACTACGGGCGTCACTCTGCTCCGCTCAATTCACCTTATTCACTTCTCCCTTTTTACATCGCTTTTATTCGGCCGAGCCTCAGCAAACTGATCCCTTTTCTTCCACAAATTCCGGGGATTTTGAAGACCCACAAGAAGCCCGTATTTGATAGCTCCCATTATCCCGACTTCAATGTTGATTTGAAACCCAATGATGGTGATAATAATACTTGTAATGATGATGCAACGTGGTCCAATAGATACAGGGACACTATAAAAAGCAAAGTTTTTGGGGAGGATGTGTCGCATTTGAGAATCTTGAGGAGGGATGAGGAGAAGAAGAACAAGGCCGCCGCAATGGCAATGGCTCTGCTGGAGCCGTGTTTGGATGAACAAGACGAGGATGAGGATGTGGAGGTGGGGGAGGTCAAGGAGGAGGACCAGAAGTCTCTGTCTGTTGCCATTATCGGGGCTCCCAATGCTGGAAAATCTGCTCTAACTAATTTCATGGTCCgtttctctttctttctttttttccttttttgctTTGCCTTCTGTTAAAAGCTTTGACCTTTGTGTTTTGGTCATGGTTGGGGGAATTTTTCAAAGAAAACGTTTGTTGGTTAACTTGCATCATTGCTCTAGATAGACTTATCTAGAGTAAGCAAGCTATTGAGTAGTTTATTGAGTGCTGATGCATTTGTTTATTGGCTGCTTACTTTTATTGTGATCTAAGAACAATTGCAATTGGTTCTATGTTTTTGGAAGTTTTATTCTGGTACTGTTCTTGCGTTTCATGTAGCTATGTTGATATTTGATATCGGCCACGTTTTTTTCTCAATATGCATAAGGTATGGATGAAGAGAAATCATTTAAACAGGTAGTTACCAGATTTGTCATCTTTATTGTTATTTTTCAGGTAGGGACTAAAGTTTCAGCAGTTTCACGGAAGATAAATACTACAACGCATGAAGTGCTGGGAGTTTTGACTAATGGCGATACCCAAATGGTACGTTTAGATCTGACTACTTGATTCccttcagttttttttttattttgtgcaTAGATTCCCTTCAGTTTTACCAGTATCATCTGAGAGCATATTTGTTTGACTATGCACTTCTGCTATTTTATCTCCTTGATCCGATTTTCCAGTAAGTATATTTTCTATATGATGCCCATTTTAAATTCCCTGGAATGTGTTCTTATGCTTTAATCCTTCACATTAGGaagaatataataaaataaatctttaGAAGAATATTTAATTGCCCCAAATCTAATTACTATTGTTGATGGTTTCCAACTAATTGTGATATTCTTTCAGTGTTTTTTTGATACACCAGGTCTTATGCTCAAGAAAAGTGGATTTCCTTACAATGACATCAAAGTCCGGAATGAAAGTGCATGGAGTTCCGTTTACTTATATGACGTTCTGATAGTTATTTTTGATGTGCACCGGCATCTCACCAGGTTCGGCTTTTCTTTCAGTAATTTGGTTAAATCTTTTATAATGTGCTGATTATTTTTCTGATGTTCCCCAATATCTTATTGATACAGGTCTCTTGTTCTAAATCTGATGTGATTTCTTGAAGCTATACTGTAGATATTTTATATACGAAAGATGAAATATGTTCATAAGTAGTCATTTGTTCATATGATGCACATAAATTTATGTGTGGTATTATTTAGAAGTTTGTGGTTTCTCATTTTACTTAACCAAAGGCTCTGTCAGCACTGAAAGACACGAGTATCCATTTCTCTGTAAGTGGTATTATACAGAAACATAGTGAACTGTGTTACTGCCACATAACAGGAAACTCATAAGTTGCAATTCTAATGATAAATTTAGATATGAGTGTGATATTTTCAACTTGCAGTTGTTTCACTGTTTTGCTCTGGTGTATCCTTGGTTTACAACGTGGCTTGTGAAGTGTGAAGGTGtgacttttcttcttttttttccatGAATCTAGACCTGACTCAAGAGTGGTGAGATTGATTGAAAGAATGGGGTCAATAAAGTACCCAAACCAGAAGCGTGTGATATGCATAAATAAGATTGATTTAGTCACAAAGAAGAATGATCTTGAAAAAGTTTCAGAGGAATTTAGAGACCTTCCTGGATATGAAAGGTAAATACTTTATCTTCAGTTGACTATTCATCTAAACGATGCCTGATGTTACTTTTACTGCTTGCTAGGTACTTCATGATTTCAGGACTGAAGGGTGCCGGAGTGAGAGATCTTACTCGATATTTAATGGAGCAGGTAGTTATTAGTTAACGGGCATTAAGTTTAATAGGTCATAGATTCCAACACTCAGGACGaaaaaagtttgtgaaaattCATACTGTGTTCTGTGTTTCTGTAACTTTCGTTTCtcgtttttctcattttttttaatcagtGAAAATTCGTTGTATTTCCTACTTTTTTCTATGTTTCTATACACATAACAAATAAACGAAATGAGAACCCCTCGAGCTTTACAATTGGCTCTTGTATTTATGGTTAGGCGGTAAAAAGACCATGGGACGAAGAACCCATGGGCATGAGTGAAGAAGTTATGAAAAACATATCACTAGAAGTTGTAAGAGAGAGATTGTTGGATCATGTGCATCAGGTAATTTAATACTTGCATTGTATTATTTGTTTTGATGCCGGATGTGGGAGACAAGTGAGTGTTTATTAATTTTCCGCAAACATAGGAAATACCATATGGCATTGAACACCGTTTGATGGGGTGGAAGGAATTGAGAGACGGTTCTCTCCGGATCGAGCAGCATTTCATCACTCACAAGATAAGCCAACGCAAAATTTTAGTTGGGAGCAAAGGGTCCAAAATAGGGTGAGCATGTTCATCAttttttctcataattttaagGGTTctgcaaataataaataatgatgCAGGCGGATAGGCATGGAAGCTAATGAGGAGCTACGTTCTATATTCAAGAAAAATGTGCATCTTATTCTCATGGTTAGAGTTAAATGATGCAAGGAATCATCATATACGCTGTAAATTAACCAACCAGCTGGTGTGTTTACAGAAGCCAGAAGGGATTGTGAATTATACAGAATTATTTCTTAAGTTGATAAAGTTTAATATGGAGTGAATTAGCTCATTGCATTGAAAGAACCAAAGCGAAGGGGAATACATTGTCGAGGAAGAGCCGTGAATGCAGGTTCACAAGCAAAAGCATGCGAGTATGGACTGGAAAATAAATCTGTGACATGCAACTTGGACTTAGTGTACATTGATGTTTAGGTATCTTCTTTTGGTATTTTAATGTctgaatttttatatttagCTAAGGATTAAAGTtataaaattttggtttttttaaatatctaaTATCAGTGTTCTAAAACTCGAGCTAGGTGACCGCTTAGGCGTTAGGCACCGCCCAACCGCACTGAAAAGGTGCTAGTCGGCCAGCCTAGGCGCTTATAGGTGGATCTAGGAGGGCCTAGGTGTTTAGAGTTATTTTAGGAATTTTTTTTggggtttttaatttttaaaagctCAATTAAATCAGAACATAACATAAGAAAGAATTACATGTTTCTGCTTTTAATTTTTTGGTATTGAATGCCCAATTAAATCACGATTTGTTGGCTTGTACTTGTCTTAACACATCATTCTcatcttctttatctgattACATCTGCAGACTCTACACACAAAGAAAATCGAAGCATGACTTAAatgtaattttatttatttattttgatttatctTAGATTGCCTATTATCATGACTCATTTTAAGCAGGAGGAATGAGTCAGATGTCAATTAGATTTTAACAAAATTTGAGCTACAATTTATTCTAAGCACCATTGCAACTTATCGATGCAAATGCATTTTGGGGGAAGATGTACTGAGAAGTAACTCATGGAATTACAAGAGTGATGAAATAGACCCCGTCATCTTGAACGAGTTACTGCTAGGAATACAAGCAGAAGTGCGTgcttcttttccgccacaaaaTCAGGCGAAAGCAGTGGAAAGAGGTTCCAGCATTTTTCACTATTTTTTACCAGTTTGGTAAACCAAAAGGTTCTGTCTAATTACAAAACATAATCAAAATGCTCTCCCTATAAAATAAGGAGATCGATTCTGCACATATTTGATGGGATTATTCGAAGCTATCCTGAGGGTAGTGAATAGATCCAATAATCAAATTTCTTTTGGTCTTGTGGGAGCGTAGTGACTTCAACGTAGATCAATTgcccaatttttattttttttaggcCGTGGAAGATTTGAGCCATTGGATCAACTCGCGCAGTGTTGCTTCTATCACGATTTCATTGCGTTTGATTTTACATGATTCTATCCTAATTTTGTAGGAACTGGTTCTGTTTGTATTTGATGCAATCTTCCTGATGGTTAGAAGATATTGTTCATAACCAGTGTGCTCACCAAACCATCCAGCTATTTCTTTGATAGGCCTTCGTTGCCGGAATGTAGGGCATGATAATCAATCTATTGTCTAGTATCTCCTTGTTTTATAAAGTGTTTGAAGCAATTCACAAACcttgattaattttaataaatatttttgttttgaattcagatcatcaattaaatatgtgaaagaGTTGACACACAAAGATTTGTCGTATTGTATCTTGACGTTCTCCAACCtctagtaaaaaaaaaaaaaaaaaaccaaaaaccaACATATCATTATTTCTAGGGATGCAAATGTGTCGGAGTTTGGGTAGATTTTTATATTGTtcgtcatcatcatcatttcCATTTATTATAGTCATCTTCTTCTCTATCTTTTATTCAATTTCATCTCATCTACGTATCAGTCGCATGATTGTGTATTCATACactactcaaatatcatattatcacttataatttacattttttctaatttgaattatttttgatAAGATGGATATTTACTAAATCGTTgagaatataaaaaatatatatatgaattagCAAATTTatcattataaaaaaataacaaaatattaaatttatccaacaaaaataacatcaaattttatattattaattttattgaatctattcaattaatatatttttaaaaaaaaatattagaatcCTCTGCATACGAGTCCGATATCGAAAATTCTTATCCCTAATTAATCCCAACCGTTGCCATGGCATGCCTGCATTTTTGTCCAATCTCAGACCACTTTGCTTGACTTCAGAATCAGAGCTCACTTTCAAGAAAATGCAGGTGCCATCAACCCATACTGACTAAGAAAAGTATAGGAAAATGGGAATAGGATCAGAGGGAGATGTACACATAGATGAACAACCAAGAAGCTACTGGAGATGGAGCAAGCAAGACTTCTTCCCCGAAAAGTCTTTCGAGAATTGGGGAGCCTACCGATTGGCCTTATCACAGACGTCGGCCAGATTCAAGGACCGCCTCTTGAGTAGGTCCGATGAAGCAACGGAGCTCGTGGAGCTTCGGAAACAGAGTGAGAACAACATGAAACGCTGCCTCAACTGGTGGGACCTCACCTGGTTAGGATTTGGATCTGTTATTGGCGCTGGCATCTTCGTACTTACTGGTCAAGAAGCACACGATCACGCGGGACCGGCCATAGTGTTGTCTTATGTAGCCTCTGGAATTTCGGCGATG includes:
- the LOC142522356 gene encoding LOW QUALITY PROTEIN: GTP-binding protein ERG-like (The sequence of the model RefSeq protein was modified relative to this genomic sequence to represent the inferred CDS: deleted 1 base in 1 codon) translates to MIVVRAPLRTLRASLCSAQFTLFTSPFLHRFYSAEPQQTDPFSSTNSGDFEDPQEAVFDSSHYPDFNVDLKPNDGDNNTCNDDATWSNRYRDTIKSKVFGEDVSHLRILRRDEEKKNKAAAMAMALLEPCLDEQDEDEDVEVGEVKEEDQKSLSVAIIGAPNAGKSALTNFMVGTKVSAVSRKINTTTHEVLGVLTNGDTQMCFFDTPGLMLKKSGFPYNDIKVRNESAWSSVYLYDVLIVIFDVHRHLTRPDSRVVRLIERMGSIKYPNQKRVICINKIDLVTKKNDLEKVSEEFRDLPGYERYFMISGLKGAGVRDLTRYLMEQAVKRPWDEEPMGMSEEVMKNISLEVVRERLLDHVHQEIPYGIEHRLMGWKELRDGSLRIEQHFITHKISQRKILVGSKGSKIGRIGMEANEELRSIFKKNVHLILMVRVK